The window CTTCGAGATGCACCTGAAAATTGGCGTGCGCGCGGCCCACCACTTTCGCCTGGTCCGAATGCTCGCAAGCGAACGTGACCCGGGTGATGCCTTCCGTGCTGGTGATGCGCGGGCTGCCGACCACCCCGCCGGGCGGCACCACCACCAGGCGCTGGCCGCGGGGGTCGAGCACCAGCCGCGCCAGGGTCGAATCGCGGGGCAGCGAATCCGTCAGCGCCACCGGCACCTGCAGCTCACCGTGCAGCGAGCGCACCGGGACGGGCAATCGCACGGTGTGGTCGTCCACCACCACGAACGGATTGTCCACGGTCAGCACCACGCGATGATTGCCGCTGCGCAATACCATCTTGCGGATGTCGGCGCGCCAGAAGCGCGTCGCCTGAAGCAGTCGGGCGAGCGCCGAACCGCTCACGTACGGCTGACCCTCGAGACGCTGGACCGGCTCGCTGAGCGGGGGCTCCGAGGCGCCCGCCCTGGGCGCGGGAACGGCGCCCGCCGCCAGCGCCAGCACCGCGATCGCGAACGCCCGGCGGAGGAAGCCGGGCGCGCCTGGAACCCGCGTCACTCGCCGCGCTCCCGGCCACGCCGCGCGCGCTCCATCTCGCGGCGCGCATCGCGCTCGGCGATCGAGGCGCGTTTGTCGAAGGACTTCTTGCCGCGCGCGACCCCGATCAGGAGCTTGGCGTGCCCCCTCGAGAAGTAGAGCTTGAGGGGCACCAGCGTCATGCCCTTCTGCTCGACCGCGCGCCGCAGTCGTTCGATCTCGGTGCGATGGGCGAGCAGCTTTCGGGCGCGCACCGGATCGGGATTGAACCGGTTGCCCTGCTCGTACGGGGGAATGTGAAGCTGGCGCACGAACAGCTCGCCGTTGTCCACCGAGGCATAGGCCTCGGCCAGGCTGGCCTTGCCGATACGCAGGCTCTTCACCTCGGTCCCGGTCAGCACCAGACCGGTCTCGAGAGTCTCGAGCACCTGATAGTCGTGATAGGCCCGGCGATTCTGGGCCACCAACTTTTCCGCGCTTTCAGTGGAGCGCGCCATGGCTCGAATTGAAGGGCCGGCGCGGAAGGAAGCGCGGGCCTCAGGAGGGGTCGCGAAGAGTGGTGCGGAAGGGGGGATTTGAACCCCCACACCCTTTCGGGCGCTAGAACCTGAATCTAGTGCGTCTGCCAGTTCCGCCACTTCCGCACGAAGCCGGGCGGGGAATATAGGAGCCCGGCGCAAAGGGCGTCAACGAGCGCGCCCGCGTGCTATAACCCCTGCGTGTCGAAGACTTCCCCTGCTCGCCCGGGCCGCTCGGCTCGCGAGAATCGTGCATCGCGCGCGATTTCGCCGATGCCCCCGGCCGGGGGCTGGCCGCTGGCCGCGGTGGCGCTCGTGGCCTTCGGCTGCGTCGCATACTCCGTGACCTTCCGCATGAGCACGCCCGACGTCTGGCAGCATCTGCTGGTCGGGAAGGCGCTCTGGCAGCTCGGCCGCATCCCCCAGGAACACCTGTGGACCTGGCCGATGTTCGGACAGCCCGACGTGCTGCCCTCCTGGCTGTTCACGGTGCTGCTGTGGCCGTTCTGGAAAGTGGGAGGCGAACCGGGGCTCCAGGTCTGGCGCTGGCTCACGACGCTCGGTGCGTTCGGCATCGCCTGGGCCGTGGCGCGCAGGCTCGGCGCTCGCGGATTGACTCCGCTGCTGGTGATCGCGGCGTGCGCGCTCCCCTATCGCCCGCGCAGCCAGGTGCGCCCCGAAACCCTGGTGGCGGTACTGCTCGCCCTGCAGCTGTGGGTGCTGGAACGGCGCCGGGCTCGGGCGGCGGGCGGCGCCATCGGGCTCGTCGCGCTGGCCTGGGTGTGGGCGAACGCGCACATCTCGTACTGGCTGGGACTCGCTCTCATCGCGATCCACCTGCCCGCCGAGCTGCGACGTCGGTGGCCCGAGCCGGCGCTCGATCGCGCGGATGGAACCGGGCTCGGCGCCCGGATTCGGGCCGCGATCGCCCGCTTCGACGACCTGCCGCTCTTGTGGACCCTGGCATTGTGCGCCGCGGTCTCGTTCCTCAATCCGTTCGGCTGGCGAGCGCTCTGGCAGCCATTCGAATACTTCCTGACCTGGCGCCACGAGCCGGTCTATCTCACCATCCCCGAGCTTTCGCCGCTGTGGCTCACTTGGCGCTCGCATCTGCGCAGCGGTCTGCCGATCCTGGTGGCGCTGTGGCCGCTGCTGGCGTTCTCGCGCCTGCGCCTGCGACGCCTGGATGGCGTCGAGGTCGCGACTGCGACGCTGTTCGTGGCGCTCACGCTCTTCAACCAGCGCTTCGCCGGCTTCCTGGTGGTGGCGGCCGCGCCCTATCTGGCGCGCGATCTCTCCGAGCTCCTGGGATCGCTGCGCTGGCCGGCCTCCTGGACGCGACCGGTCACGCGGGCGGCGATGGTCGGCGCCGCGATCGTGCTCGCCGGCATTCCCGAATGGGGTCGCCCCGAGTTCCCGGCCGGGATCGGCTTTGTCGCCACCTACTACCCGGGGCCGGCCTGTGACTTCATCGAGCACTTCGGGCTTCAGGGTCGCTTCTTCAATCCCTACTACTTCGGCGGCTACCTGCTGTGGCGCTTCTGGCCGCAGCGCGAACGGCTGCCGTTCATGGACATCCATCAGAGCGGCTCCCGCCGCGACCGCGAGCTCTACGCCTATTGCTTCGCCAGCCCGGAGGCGTGGAACGAACTGATGCAGGAGCGCGACTTCCAGCTCGCGTTGCTCGACGGGCACCAGGATTGGGTGGAGAACGATCACCTGATGGATCGCCTCGATCAGGATTCGACCTGGGCGCTGGTGTTTCGCGATGACGCCTCGGCGCTCTATCTGCGCCGCTCGGGCGCGACCGCCGAGGCGGCCCGCGGGATGGCGTTCCACGTCATGCCGGGCGGGCGGGAGGCGCTCATGAACCTGCGCGAGTCGCTGGCATCGAATGCCGGCCTGCGCGCGCAGATGCGGGCCGATCTCGAGCGCTGCGTGCGCGCCTCACCGCTCAGCGCTCAGGCGCAATCCACGCTTGCGAATCTCGACTTCCTGGACGGCGACCGCATGGGTGCGCGGCGGCATCTGCTGGGGGCGCTTCAAGTGGACCCGCGCTTCTACAGCGCGCACCGGCGGCTCGGCTACCTGGCGCTCGCCGAAGGCGACTGGGGCGCCGCGATCGCCGAGTTCCAGAAGGAGCGCGCGATCGGCGGACCGCCGGTGGACGAGTATCAGCGGTTGGGCGAGGCGTGGGAGAAAATCGGCAATCGCGCGCGCGCCGCCCAGTATTTCCGCTACGAGCTGCAGATCCACCCGCAGAACGACGAGGCGCGCGCAGGGCTCCAGCGAGTCGGAGGCTGAGCTCGACTCAGCCGCGATTCTTCTTCCGCGCCAGCACGCGCTCGGCAGCCGCCACGATGTCCTTCGCGCGCAAGCCGAAGGCATCCATCAGCTCGGCGGGCTTGCCGGATTGGCCGAAGCGGTCGTGCACCGCGACCAGCTCCATCGGCACCGGCGTGTTCTGCACGACCGCCTCGGCCACCGCGCCGCCGAGCCCGCCGTTCACCTGATGCTCTTCGGCGGTCACGATCGCGCCGGTATCCCGAGCGCACTGCTCGATCGTCGCGCGATCGAGCGGCTTGACGGTGTGCAGGTTCACGACGCGCGCCTCGACGCCGCGCTCCAGCAGCTGCTCGCGGGCGCGAAGCGCCTCGTAGACCATGACGCCGCACGCGATGATGCTGAGGTCCTTGCCGGACGCGAACACCTCGGCCTTGCCGAACGTAAAGGGGGTCTGCTCGGTGGTGACGAGCGGCACGTCCTCGCGGCCGAAGCGGATGTAGACCGGCCCCGGCTCGTAGGCGGCCGCCATCGTCGCCTTGTACGACTCCCAGTAGTCGCAGGGCACGATCATCTTCATGTTCGGGATCGAGCGGATGATGGAGATCTCCTCCATCGCCTGATGGGTCGCGCCGTCCGGGCCGACCGAAATGCCGCCGTGCGCGCCACCGATCTTCACGTTGAGGTTGGTGTAGGCGAGCGTCACGCGAATCTGGTCCGCGGCGCGGCACGAAGCGAACGCGCCGTAGGTGGACCAGAAGGGGATCTTGCCCATCGCCGCGAGGCCCGCGGCCACGCCGCACATGTTCTGCTCGGCGATCCCCACCTGAATGAATCGGTCGGGGAAGCGCTCGGCGAAGAAACTCACCATGGTGGATTCGGCGAGATCTCCCACCAGCACCACGATGCGAGGATCCTTCTCGCCCAGCGTCACCAGCGCGCGGCCGAAGCCTTCGCGCGTCTTCTTCATCTCGACTTTCTCGGGCAGCGTGATGGTGGCGGTCATGGGTGTCTTCGGGTCAGTGGCCGAGCAGCCGCGCCGACCACTCGGCGTAGTTGGTGCCCAGTTCCTTCAACGCGACCTCGCCCTGATCGGGCTTCGGCGGCTTACCGTGCCAGCGGTAGTCGTCGGCCATGAACGACACGCCCTGGCCCATCGCGGTGTGCGCCAGGATCACGCTCGGCCGGCCCTTGAAGGCGCGGGCTTCGGCGAACGCGCGAAGCACGTCGGGAATGTCGTGGCCGTTGCATTCGATCACGTTCCAATTGAAGCTGCGCCACTTCGCGTCGAGCGGCTTGATGCCCATCACGTCCTCGACGTCGCCGTCGATCTGCTTGCGGTTGTAGTCGATGATGGCGCACAGGTTGTCGAGCCGATAGTGCGCCGCGAACATCGCCGCTTCCCAGATCTGTCCCTCCTGCTGCTCGCCGTCGCCCATCACGCAGTACACGCGCCGCGG of the Candidatus Sulfotelmatobacter sp. genome contains:
- the smpB gene encoding SsrA-binding protein SmpB; translated protein: MARSTESAEKLVAQNRRAYHDYQVLETLETGLVLTGTEVKSLRIGKASLAEAYASVDNGELFVRQLHIPPYEQGNRFNPDPVRARKLLAHRTEIERLRRAVEQKGMTLVPLKLYFSRGHAKLLIGVARGKKSFDKRASIAERDARREMERARRGRERGE
- a CDS encoding tetratricopeptide repeat protein, whose protein sequence is MPPAGGWPLAAVALVAFGCVAYSVTFRMSTPDVWQHLLVGKALWQLGRIPQEHLWTWPMFGQPDVLPSWLFTVLLWPFWKVGGEPGLQVWRWLTTLGAFGIAWAVARRLGARGLTPLLVIAACALPYRPRSQVRPETLVAVLLALQLWVLERRRARAAGGAIGLVALAWVWANAHISYWLGLALIAIHLPAELRRRWPEPALDRADGTGLGARIRAAIARFDDLPLLWTLALCAAVSFLNPFGWRALWQPFEYFLTWRHEPVYLTIPELSPLWLTWRSHLRSGLPILVALWPLLAFSRLRLRRLDGVEVATATLFVALTLFNQRFAGFLVVAAAPYLARDLSELLGSLRWPASWTRPVTRAAMVGAAIVLAGIPEWGRPEFPAGIGFVATYYPGPACDFIEHFGLQGRFFNPYYFGGYLLWRFWPQRERLPFMDIHQSGSRRDRELYAYCFASPEAWNELMQERDFQLALLDGHQDWVENDHLMDRLDQDSTWALVFRDDASALYLRRSGATAEAARGMAFHVMPGGREALMNLRESLASNAGLRAQMRADLERCVRASPLSAQAQSTLANLDFLDGDRMGARRHLLGALQVDPRFYSAHRRLGYLALAEGDWGAAIAEFQKERAIGGPPVDEYQRLGEAWEKIGNRARAAQYFRYELQIHPQNDEARAGLQRVGG
- a CDS encoding transketolase C-terminal domain-containing protein produces the protein MTATITLPEKVEMKKTREGFGRALVTLGEKDPRIVVLVGDLAESTMVSFFAERFPDRFIQVGIAEQNMCGVAAGLAAMGKIPFWSTYGAFASCRAADQIRVTLAYTNLNVKIGGAHGGISVGPDGATHQAMEEISIIRSIPNMKMIVPCDYWESYKATMAAAYEPGPVYIRFGREDVPLVTTEQTPFTFGKAEVFASGKDLSIIACGVMVYEALRAREQLLERGVEARVVNLHTVKPLDRATIEQCARDTGAIVTAEEHQVNGGLGGAVAEAVVQNTPVPMELVAVHDRFGQSGKPAELMDAFGLRAKDIVAAAERVLARKKNRG